In Gemmatimonadaceae bacterium, a single genomic region encodes these proteins:
- a CDS encoding YARHG domain-containing protein, which yields MQPRREGRYRHDTIGASGRHDGSSAATGDDACAATGGNSATDYDACAATDVDRRLGAVRLLGACVTPAGLASLPLVLAQRIRGIIFGRHGRVFQDSTLEAWLATRSWYHADTTFTNARLTAGERENLEIVREAEATKHTQIEPGDIRFYQDRVITTTMLGDHSPQDWEVLEAEVLANHGYVFEGDDDDSRTLQGDDLQKYFEDRYCYHPNRDFRAKQLSAIERQNLDTIVLAVTRQNKRALSPGMMNLFRSTPLTEPMLTNVSVADLRLLRNEVYARHGRPFQTAWLAQYFKQEPWYAPRSDYSDAELSATERANIALITKREEELHQSLGTRLLNVSDVRGLLPEDARRLRNEVYARHGRRFQDPKLQRYFASFSWYRPNDTFRESQLNETERANATLISQYEHGKFTEG from the coding sequence GTGCAGCCAAGACGGGAAGGCCGGTACCGACACGACACGATCGGCGCAAGCGGGCGCCACGACGGCAGCAGCGCCGCGACCGGCGATGACGCCTGCGCTGCAACCGGAGGTAACTCCGCAACCGATTATGACGCCTGCGCCGCAACCGACGTCGATCGACGGCTGGGAGCAGTTCGACTACTCGGCGCATGTGTCACACCGGCGGGGCTCGCGTCGCTTCCGCTCGTCTTGGCACAGCGCATTCGTGGAATCATCTTCGGTCGGCACGGACGGGTCTTTCAGGACTCGACGCTAGAGGCCTGGTTGGCGACGCGCTCGTGGTATCATGCGGATACGACCTTCACCAACGCGCGCCTAACGGCTGGCGAGCGCGAGAACCTCGAGATCGTGCGCGAAGCGGAAGCAACGAAGCACACGCAGATCGAGCCGGGAGACATACGCTTCTACCAGGACCGCGTGATCACGACGACCATGCTCGGCGATCATTCGCCGCAGGATTGGGAGGTGCTCGAAGCGGAAGTCCTTGCGAATCACGGCTACGTCTTCGAGGGCGATGACGACGACAGCCGCACCCTCCAGGGAGACGACCTACAGAAGTACTTCGAGGACCGCTATTGCTATCATCCGAATCGAGACTTCCGGGCCAAGCAGCTCTCGGCCATCGAGCGGCAGAACCTCGACACGATTGTGCTGGCGGTGACGCGGCAGAACAAACGCGCGCTATCGCCCGGAATGATGAACCTGTTCCGGTCCACACCGCTCACGGAGCCGATGCTAACGAACGTCTCGGTCGCGGATCTGCGTCTGTTGCGGAACGAGGTGTACGCGCGGCACGGACGACCATTCCAGACGGCCTGGCTCGCGCAGTATTTCAAGCAGGAGCCATGGTATGCGCCGCGAAGCGATTACTCGGACGCCGAGCTCTCGGCGACTGAGCGCGCAAACATCGCGCTGATCACAAAGCGCGAGGAGGAACTGCATCAGTCACTCGGTACGCGATTGCTGAACGTTTCGGACGTGCGCGGCCTTCTGCCCGAAGACGCACGCCGGCTGCGGAATGAGGTCTACGCCCGACACGGCCGGCGCTTTCAGGATCCGAAGCTGCAGCGCTACTTCGCGAGTTTCTCGTGGTACAGGCCTAACGATACGTTCCGCGAGAGTCAGCTCAACGAGACCGAGCGGGCCAACGCGACGCTCATCAGTCAATACGAGCACGGAAAGTTCACCGAGGGCTGA
- a CDS encoding N-acetylmuramoyl-L-alanine amidase, which produces MLPASIRAITALALAAATLAGGDARPTIVIDPGHPSEVSSGATMQNGTSEVHIAWLVAQRLATLLRAQGYNVVMTKPAERTMVTNVERAKVGNSAKAALVIRLHCDDSPDSGYAIYHPDRQATVKGHTGPSADVIRASAAAAESVHVSMARVLAGRLKDGGVRGDSRTLIGGRQGALTGSVFSDVPVVLVEMVTLSNAHDAAFIKQAVGQSLMAQALANGIARYVPAANSPRVQ; this is translated from the coding sequence ATGCTTCCTGCCTCGATTCGCGCGATCACCGCGCTCGCTCTCGCCGCCGCGACTCTCGCTGGCGGTGATGCTCGTCCCACCATCGTCATTGACCCGGGCCATCCGTCCGAGGTAAGTAGCGGCGCGACGATGCAGAACGGGACGAGCGAAGTCCACATTGCCTGGCTCGTGGCGCAGCGCCTCGCGACACTGCTCAGGGCACAGGGATACAACGTCGTCATGACCAAGCCCGCCGAGCGGACGATGGTGACCAACGTCGAGCGGGCGAAGGTCGGTAACTCCGCCAAGGCGGCGCTCGTCATTCGTTTGCATTGCGATGACAGTCCAGACAGTGGTTATGCGATTTATCATCCCGATCGTCAGGCAACCGTGAAAGGTCATACTGGGCCGAGTGCCGACGTGATCCGCGCGAGCGCGGCGGCGGCGGAGTCGGTGCACGTGTCGATGGCACGCGTGCTGGCGGGCAGGCTCAAGGACGGCGGCGTGCGCGGTGATTCCAGGACGCTGATCGGCGGGAGGCAGGGAGCCCTGACCGGTTCGGTGTTCTCGGACGTTCCCGTCGTGCTCGTCGAGATGGTCACGTTGAGCAATGCGCACGATGCAGCGTTCATCAAGCAAGCGGTAGGTCAATCGCTCATGGCGCAGGCGCTCGCGAACGGCATCGCGCGATACGTGCCGGCGGCAAATTCACCGAGGGTTCAATGA
- a CDS encoding FAD/NAD(P)-binding protein codes for MTDTPDDASSGAQADRLGMNEPISRRDFLNGTLVAGAGLLLHGQAPLITSPLPSDDWTGYGGVGDYAQSNGNTYDVMTTAHAMRDGQFENALARAIDTGETYDLVSVGGGMSGLAAAVFFQKEKGGRCLVLDNHPIFGGEAKRNEFIVDGQTVVAHQGSAIFLVPQKGGYTDRFYESIGMDRRAFEYQSWRGPSPEWKVSQSPYEEPKNYGFYFGPHFAQRPGVWMIDPWGRRLEGAPLGENEKAELLRWRTAGGNSPRPESEGGAISRQLDTITLEDHLMATHQISRDTVRNFLSPVEGGGYGLGPDVLSAYCNYAIETQFPGDGDNALGDQMFPDGNSGFARLMVKTLIPDAIGGPRSVEAVWANRVNFAALDRAGQATRIRLNATVIRVEHEGDPATAPHALVTYVKGGRLFTVRARSVVMAGGSWTTKHVVRDLPTTHREAYAQFYRSPCLMANIAVRNWRFLYNMGMSGCRWFEGLGNYLSVRRMATIGPYDQSFGPDSPTVLTIKVLFAKPGLPVAEQGSRGRTELLATSFTQYERALREQLADMFAQGGFDPRRDVAGIILNRWGHAYVNPQPGFFFGTDGNPAPRDVLRNQLHGRIAFANTDLAGAADHRNSIREADRAVKQLRVMG; via the coding sequence ATGACAGACACTCCCGACGACGCGTCGAGCGGCGCCCAGGCCGACCGGCTCGGAATGAACGAGCCGATCTCGCGGCGTGACTTTCTCAATGGCACGCTGGTAGCGGGCGCAGGCCTGCTGCTGCACGGGCAAGCACCGCTCATAACCTCGCCACTCCCGTCCGATGACTGGACGGGCTACGGTGGCGTCGGCGACTACGCGCAGTCGAACGGCAACACTTACGACGTGATGACAACCGCGCACGCGATGCGCGACGGGCAGTTCGAGAATGCGCTCGCGCGCGCCATCGACACCGGCGAGACGTACGACCTCGTGTCGGTGGGCGGCGGGATGAGTGGACTCGCTGCGGCGGTGTTCTTCCAGAAGGAGAAGGGCGGCCGCTGTCTCGTGCTCGACAATCACCCCATCTTCGGCGGCGAGGCGAAGCGCAACGAGTTCATCGTCGACGGGCAGACCGTCGTCGCACACCAGGGGTCGGCGATCTTTCTCGTGCCGCAGAAGGGCGGCTACACCGATCGGTTCTACGAGTCGATCGGGATGGACCGGCGCGCGTTCGAGTACCAGAGCTGGCGCGGTCCGTCGCCGGAGTGGAAGGTGAGTCAGAGCCCGTACGAGGAGCCGAAAAACTATGGCTTCTACTTCGGGCCGCACTTCGCCCAGCGGCCCGGCGTCTGGATGATCGATCCGTGGGGACGCCGGCTCGAGGGCGCACCGTTAGGCGAGAACGAGAAGGCCGAGCTCCTGCGATGGCGCACCGCAGGCGGCAACAGTCCACGGCCAGAGAGCGAGGGCGGCGCTATTTCGCGGCAGCTCGATACGATCACGCTCGAAGATCACCTCATGGCGACGCACCAGATCAGCCGCGACACGGTGCGCAACTTTCTCTCGCCCGTGGAAGGCGGCGGCTATGGCCTCGGCCCCGATGTGCTGTCCGCCTATTGCAATTACGCCATCGAGACGCAGTTTCCCGGTGACGGGGACAACGCGTTAGGCGACCAGATGTTCCCCGACGGCAACAGCGGCTTCGCCCGGCTCATGGTGAAAACGCTCATCCCGGACGCCATCGGCGGGCCGCGCTCCGTCGAGGCCGTCTGGGCCAACCGCGTGAACTTCGCGGCCCTCGATCGCGCTGGACAAGCGACGCGCATTCGACTGAACGCCACGGTCATTCGCGTCGAGCACGAGGGTGATCCGGCGACTGCGCCGCACGCTCTCGTCACGTATGTGAAGGGTGGCCGCCTCTTCACCGTCAGGGCGCGCTCCGTCGTGATGGCCGGCGGGAGCTGGACCACGAAGCACGTCGTCCGAGACCTGCCCACGACGCATCGCGAGGCGTATGCCCAGTTCTATCGATCGCCGTGTCTGATGGCGAACATCGCCGTGCGGAATTGGCGCTTCCTCTACAACATGGGAATGTCCGGCTGCCGATGGTTCGAGGGCCTCGGCAACTATCTCTCGGTGCGCCGGATGGCGACGATCGGGCCGTACGACCAGAGCTTCGGCCCCGACTCGCCGACGGTGCTGACGATCAAAGTGCTTTTCGCGAAGCCAGGTCTGCCGGTCGCGGAGCAAGGGAGTCGCGGACGCACCGAACTACTAGCCACATCCTTCACGCAGTACGAGCGTGCCCTTCGCGAGCAGCTGGCCGACATGTTCGCGCAGGGCGGTTTCGATCCCCGCCGCGACGTCGCAGGGATCATCCTCAACCGCTGGGGACATGCCTATGTGAATCCGCAGCCTGGTTTCTTCTTTGGAACTGATGGAAATCCCGCGCCCC